The following DNA comes from Sphingopyxis sp. BSN-002.
TCGAGGAGGGGCTGGCGCCCTTGCTCGCCGATTGTCGGCAATTGCTCGACGCCGACAGCCGCGCGCTGTTTCTGACGGTCTATGCCGTGCGCATGTCGGCGCTTGCGATCGGCGAGCTGCTTGCGCAGCTTTTCGCAGATCTGCCGGGCAAGGTCGAATGCGGCGAACTGGCGGTACGCGAAGAGGCGCGGGGGCTGTTGCTCCCCACCGCCATCTTCGCGCGCTGGAGCCGTTAGAGCTGGGCTAGCTCGATGCGGTTGCGGCCGCTTTCCTTCGCGCGGTAGAGCGCGTCGTCGGCGGCTTTCAGCGCCGCGCGGGCGTCGCCGAAGCCGAAGACGTCGGCAACCCCGCCGGAGAAGGTGATCTGGCCGAAGGGCTGATCGGTCTTGCGGTTGATCAGGCGACGGTTGGCGAGCGACTCGCGCGCCTCGTCGAGTTTCTTCGCGGCTTCGCTCGGCGGGAGACGACGGAACAGCATCACGAACTCCTCGCCGCCGTGGCGTGCGACATGGCAATGATCATTGGAGATATGCGCGAGCGTATCTGCGATCAGTTTGATCACGCGGTCGCCGGCCTCATGGCCGTGGGTGTCGTTGACTTCCTTGAACTTGTCGATGTCGCAGAAGGCGACCGACAGCGGTTCGCAAGCGGCACGCGCCTCTTCATAATGGCGTTCGAGCAGCACTTCGAAGGCGCGGCGGTTCGGAAGGCCGGTCAGATAGTCGATTTCGGCGTCGCGCTTGGCTCGCGCGAGACTGCGGCGGAGCGAGCGGGCTTCGTCCTCGCTCTTGCGCATTTCCTCTTCGGCGTGGCGCGTACGTTCGAGCATGACCTTGGCAATGTCGGCAAGGTGCGAGACGAGTTCGCCGGTCTTCTGCACTTCCTCCAGGTCGCTGACATGCTCTTCGAGCCTGGTGCCGTATTCGCTGGTCGCGCTGCGCGCCGCCTTGGTGTTCGTGTGGAAGGTTTCGAGGTTCGATTCGAGGCGGGCGACCATGCGGTCGAGCTCGGCGCTGTCGGGCTGGATCGGTTCCTGCTGGGCGAGTTCGTCGAGCCACTGTTGCGTGATGCCTTCGCCGGTTGCGGCGCGTGTTGCGATCTGTCGCGCGAGGCGGGGATTGATCCCGGAAAAGGCGCTGTGTGCGATCAGCAGGTTGGTCGCCGTCACGTCCAGATCATGGTCGAGAAGAAAAGTCCCGATTGCACCCACCAGCTGGTGACGCGCTTCGCGGATCAGGTCACGCGTGGCAGGAGACCCCGACGGCCGCTCCTCCTCGCGGGCGCCGCCCTGCGCGCTCCGTAATCCAAGCCAGCCCAGGAGCCGCCCGACCGGCTCGTTCGATGGTGTTGCATGTGTGGTCATGCGCCATTTAACGGGCGTGGGGCGGCCGGATTTAATGGCTAACGGAAATTTATCCGGCCTCTCTCTCGACGATCATCGCGGCGCCGACACCCATCGCGCCGGTGAGCACGACGAGGCCGTATTTCCCGCCGGCGGCGTCGAGCGCATCGAGCAGGCTGGACGTCAGGATTGCACCGCTCGCGCCCATTGGATGCCCCTTCGCCAGATGCCCGCCGCCGACATTCACGCGCGCCGGATCGGGCGCGCGGTCGCGGAGGAATTTGGCGATGGTGACGGCAAAGGCCTCCATGAACTCGATGCGGTCCATCTCGGCGAGTGAGAGTCCCGCGCGGGTAAGCACCTTGTCCATCGCAGCGAAGCCCGCGGTGAGCGACGCGGCGGGGTCGCCGCCGCTTTCGGCGAAGGCAACGACGCGCGCTCGCGGCGCGAGGCCCAATCCTCCGTAGCCGATCAACGCCAGCCCCGCACCGTCGCAGATCGGCGGGGCGTGCGCGACGGCGTGCAAGGGCTCGAAAGTCGCGCCCTCGAGCGCCCCCGCATATTGCGCCTGCAATTCGCCGAAAGCAGCAGGCGCGGCAGCTAGCGATTCCGCACTCGTCTGCGGCCTGATGCATTCCTCGCCGGTCAGCGCGCCGGTCGCGATGCGCGAGGCTTGCAGCGCCGGATCATGCTCTGCCGTGGCGGCCTTCTGCTGTGACGCGAGGGCGACCGCGTCGAGTTCGGCGCGGGTGATGCCCTCGGCGTTCGCCAGCCGGTCGGCGGCGAGGACCGGCGGGACGAAACGCGCGCGGGGCGGCAATTCGTCGTTGGTGTAAAAGCCGGCGCGATCCCCGAGGAAGGGCGCGCTGCTCATCGACTCGACCCCGCCTGCGAGCGCCACGCCAATCTCGCCGCTCGCGACCTTTGCCACCGCCTGACCGATCGCCGACAGGCCCGAGGCGCAATAATTGTTGACGCTGTGCGCGGCGCAGGCGTCGGGCAGCCCTGCGTGCAGCTTCGCCAGCATCGCGATATGCCCGCCCTGCGTACCGCTCTGCGTGACACAACCAAGCAGCAGGGCGTCAGGCGCCGACGCGATATTGCCGCAACGAGCGGCGAGTGCTGCCGCCTGCTGGCGCACCAGTTCCTGCGGACTCAG
Coding sequences within:
- a CDS encoding acetyl-CoA C-acyltransferase, whose translation is MADVHIYDAVRTPRGKARPDGGLAALSPQELVRQQAAALAARCGNIASAPDALLLGCVTQSGTQGGHIAMLAKLHAGLPDACAAHSVNNYCASGLSAIGQAVAKVASGEIGVALAGGVESMSSAPFLGDRAGFYTNDELPPRARFVPPVLAADRLANAEGITRAELDAVALASQQKAATAEHDPALQASRIATGALTGEECIRPQTSAESLAAAPAAFGELQAQYAGALEGATFEPLHAVAHAPPICDGAGLALIGYGGLGLAPRARVVAFAESGGDPAASLTAGFAAMDKVLTRAGLSLAEMDRIEFMEAFAVTIAKFLRDRAPDPARVNVGGGHLAKGHPMGASGAILTSSLLDALDAAGGKYGLVVLTGAMGVGAAMIVEREAG
- a CDS encoding GGDEF domain-containing protein, translated to MTTHATPSNEPVGRLLGWLGLRSAQGGAREEERPSGSPATRDLIREARHQLVGAIGTFLLDHDLDVTATNLLIAHSAFSGINPRLARQIATRAATGEGITQQWLDELAQQEPIQPDSAELDRMVARLESNLETFHTNTKAARSATSEYGTRLEEHVSDLEEVQKTGELVSHLADIAKVMLERTRHAEEEMRKSEDEARSLRRSLARAKRDAEIDYLTGLPNRRAFEVLLERHYEEARAACEPLSVAFCDIDKFKEVNDTHGHEAGDRVIKLIADTLAHISNDHCHVARHGGEEFVMLFRRLPPSEAAKKLDEARESLANRRLINRKTDQPFGQITFSGGVADVFGFGDARAALKAADDALYRAKESGRNRIELAQL